In Pseudoalteromonas carrageenovora IAM 12662, the following proteins share a genomic window:
- a CDS encoding MarR family winged helix-turn-helix transcriptional regulator, whose protein sequence is MQIYLHSEIVMPNMPSIKRCTRDQLSPEQDLGRLVSFLRSRLATHVDAKLLPMDLTSAQYIVVVLLARESVNTLAGLCEYMVYDRGAMSRLLNRLEEKGLVNKTQCEFDKRSTILCLSDKGKALCPEIMPLVNEVYTQALNGFSEPEKNQIIDLLFKAINNLDTLPNAPQK, encoded by the coding sequence ATGCAAATATATCTACATAGTGAAATAGTCATGCCTAATATGCCATCAATTAAACGTTGTACTCGAGATCAGCTTTCACCAGAACAAGATTTAGGGCGTTTAGTGTCTTTTTTACGTTCAAGACTTGCAACTCATGTTGATGCAAAACTACTCCCTATGGATTTAACCTCAGCGCAGTATATTGTCGTGGTATTACTTGCAAGAGAGTCTGTAAATACACTGGCCGGGCTTTGTGAATATATGGTTTATGATCGTGGTGCTATGAGCCGGTTGTTAAACCGCCTTGAAGAAAAAGGCCTGGTTAATAAAACACAATGTGAATTTGATAAGCGTTCAACTATTTTATGTTTGAGCGACAAGGGTAAAGCGCTTTGCCCTGAAATTATGCCCTTAGTTAACGAAGTGTATACACAAGCATTAAATGGTTTTTCTGAGCCTGAAAAAAATCAAATAATTGATTTATTATTTAAAGCCATAAACAACCTAGACACACTGCCAAATGCGCCTCAAAAATAG
- a CDS encoding RIO1 family regulatory kinase/ATPase domain-containing protein: MIENNLLAQLQQKFPEHSFVQHHLSVVHKGRFANAIVYRYKDDKFDLIVKDFSQSPWLIRKTFARLSVNQEYKGLSRLAQLDAVVNRYSRLSPIAVAYDYIKGTPLRSLIHEGKTLPVNFFKDLEHQVAKMHRQGIVHLDLRNMGNILCGSDGKPYIIDFQSTMSFSRFPRWLQRFMRGSDMSGVYKAWNKLSDEPLPDAKQNYLTRFNHVRKRWIFKGYPIQRGYAWGAALITQFVDSDLVRNITDRL, translated from the coding sequence ATGATTGAAAATAATTTGTTAGCACAATTACAGCAGAAATTTCCTGAGCATTCATTTGTGCAACATCACTTAAGTGTTGTTCATAAGGGGCGTTTTGCTAATGCGATTGTATATAGATATAAAGATGACAAATTTGATTTAATAGTAAAAGACTTTAGTCAAAGCCCGTGGTTAATTCGTAAAACATTTGCTCGATTATCTGTTAATCAAGAATATAAAGGTTTAAGCAGATTGGCGCAGTTAGATGCAGTGGTTAATCGTTATAGTCGTTTATCGCCAATAGCAGTGGCATATGACTACATAAAAGGTACACCGCTTAGAAGCCTAATACATGAAGGTAAAACACTGCCAGTTAACTTTTTTAAAGACCTTGAACACCAAGTTGCAAAAATGCACCGCCAAGGCATTGTGCATTTAGATTTGCGAAATATGGGAAACATTTTGTGCGGCAGTGATGGCAAGCCTTACATCATTGATTTTCAGTCAACAATGAGTTTTTCGCGCTTTCCGCGCTGGCTACAACGCTTTATGCGTGGCTCTGATATGTCGGGTGTGTATAAAGCATGGAATAAACTCAGTGATGAGCCATTACCAGATGCCAAGCAAAATTACTTAACGCGTTTTAATCATGTGCGTAAACGCTGGATATTCAAAGGCTACCCAATTCAGCGGGGTTATGCTTGGGGTGCAGCACTCATTACTCAATTTGTAGATTCTGATTTAGTACGCAATATTACCGACAGACTTTAA
- a CDS encoding methyl-accepting chemotaxis protein — MSNLSLKNKLLLLAILPLTLLLISLMLSSYYLENKNQRQNFDAFKTKLISDKQTLLRTEIEIASKVVRYQLANGSQEDAKKALRDLTFGQGGYFFIYDTNGVSVFHALLGDAIEGQNKIGMTDPNGKKIIVGLLEQARKGGGAFNYHFQKPGTAGLIEKMGYAAMIPGTNWMIGTGEYMDDIDAELAKYRNTMTQHMNDKVTTLLLIALFWLVLTIACALIAANTMVKPIQRMVQSLDDIAKGEGDLTKRLDIDTNDEIGQLGEAFNMFVSKLHGIIANVVDVTHDVKTASGDINTQTQLIESKLLNHNHETDLVATAITEMSATSHEVAQNTTQVAESTQAATQEVAKAQECVDISLSEVSHLMGEINVAAEQVDSLSDQSKKINSVLSVIGGIAEQTNLLALNAAIEAARAGEQGRGFAVVADEVRSLASRTQVSTLEISEMLSELHNLVSAAVEAMQASQQSCNRSVESSRAISESLGAVTSSVRSINDMSTQIATAAMEQSSVTEEINRNVFAIQEIVNELTISSKTTSSVGLHLAGRGENLGQLVGQFKI, encoded by the coding sequence ATGAGTAATTTAAGCTTAAAAAACAAATTGTTGTTATTAGCTATTTTGCCACTAACACTACTTTTGATTAGTTTAATGCTGAGCTCTTATTATTTAGAGAATAAAAATCAGCGACAAAATTTTGATGCATTTAAAACCAAGCTTATAAGCGATAAGCAAACTCTTTTACGCACTGAGATAGAAATTGCCAGTAAGGTTGTTCGTTATCAATTAGCGAATGGCTCACAAGAAGATGCAAAAAAAGCCCTAAGAGACTTAACCTTTGGGCAAGGTGGTTACTTTTTTATTTACGATACTAACGGTGTGAGCGTGTTCCATGCTTTGTTAGGTGATGCAATTGAAGGTCAAAACAAGATAGGCATGACCGACCCAAACGGTAAAAAAATTATTGTTGGGTTACTTGAGCAAGCGCGTAAAGGGGGCGGTGCATTTAACTATCATTTTCAAAAACCCGGTACGGCGGGGTTAATTGAAAAAATGGGCTATGCAGCCATGATCCCAGGAACAAACTGGATGATTGGTACAGGCGAGTACATGGATGACATTGATGCTGAGCTAGCTAAATATCGTAATACCATGACACAGCACATGAATGATAAAGTGACGACGCTATTACTAATTGCGCTATTTTGGCTAGTGTTAACAATTGCATGTGCATTAATCGCTGCAAATACCATGGTTAAACCTATACAGCGTATGGTGCAAAGCCTTGATGATATTGCCAAAGGTGAGGGCGATTTAACCAAACGTTTAGACATTGATACTAATGATGAAATTGGTCAACTTGGCGAAGCATTTAATATGTTTGTAAGTAAGCTTCACGGTATAATTGCTAATGTTGTTGATGTAACACATGATGTAAAAACCGCTTCTGGGGATATAAATACACAAACGCAACTAATTGAAAGTAAGCTACTCAATCATAACCATGAGACGGATCTTGTTGCAACTGCTATAACCGAAATGTCAGCAACATCTCATGAAGTAGCACAAAATACGACACAAGTAGCTGAGTCTACCCAAGCGGCAACTCAAGAAGTAGCTAAAGCGCAGGAGTGTGTTGATATTTCACTTAGTGAAGTAAGCCATTTAATGGGTGAGATAAATGTAGCAGCCGAACAGGTTGACTCACTAAGCGATCAATCTAAAAAAATTAATAGTGTATTAAGCGTTATTGGCGGTATTGCAGAGCAAACAAACTTACTTGCATTAAATGCCGCAATTGAAGCTGCACGTGCAGGTGAGCAAGGACGAGGTTTTGCGGTAGTTGCAGATGAGGTAAGAAGCCTTGCGAGTCGTACTCAAGTAAGCACCCTTGAAATTAGTGAAATGCTTAGCGAGCTGCACAACTTAGTATCGGCTGCAGTAGAGGCAATGCAAGCAAGTCAACAAAGCTGTAATCGCTCTGTAGAGTCATCTCGTGCTATTTCCGAAAGCTTAGGTGCGGTTACCAGCTCAGTAAGAAGCATAAACGATATGAGTACACAAATTGCCACCGCAGCAATGGAGCAAAGTAGTGTTACAGAGGAGATAAACCGTAACGTATTTGCTATTCAGGAAATAGTAAACGAGCTTACTATATCAAGTAAAACAACCTCATCAGTTGGGCTTCACTTAGCTGGACGGGGTGAAAATTTAGGCCAGTTGGTTGGTCAGTTTAAAATTTAA
- a CDS encoding endo alpha-1,4 polygalactosaminidase, producing MKYFLYLVLLVSVHVFAKPANNSIAFYYSSPMPLAEMTFYSRVVVQPELVTEHELVWFKKRNIAVYAYLSVGESFNKSESSLSLNPNWNSHIADLTSEHWQQHMQNSAALLKARGFTGLFLDTLDSYQLLDAKHSKPEQQAGLVDIIKNLSNTFNKHLILNRGFEVLPKLAGFASDLVAEGLYSHYNPSDNSYKLTTKDDQTWLIAQLNKAQTLGFNVQVIDYAKPNNRLAMAIKIKQAGFTPWVTDGHLQTWGTSSIKPVPRRILIPYNSKVKPLIYTLVHLKLATMIEYLGYIPDYVDMAKRPLPLVDPSLHAGIISWTVSDAFYTPTLTNWLESNLGVVPQLILGELPNASKLLLKLGVESLNTSPKAPYELAHFEPWLKGEATTAPAITKPYFLKLSKNATPLITINSADNLAVVQAAKTKYGAVVVAPWLIDALPMEGSKWVIDPRTLLTKAMGLPPILVPDTTTLSGRRMLTIHIDGDGFTSVAHFAGKPYSAEVIRDEIIEHYKLPLTSSVIQADIEQGGLHSKMSPKLEAIARDIFALPYVEIASHTYSHPYFWTALSGRKKIDVDDTDYGFHLDVPGYNSISLKKEITDSIKYINEKLSPKNKKTVMMLWSGDATPGPKALELARDAGVLNVNGGNTDVNADNPSLTHVSPIGRPERDLLYQIYAPILNENVYTNLWHGPYYGFRRLTETFEITEKPYRLKPYTIYFHFYSAEVPAGLEALKHNIDYVLARPNTPVHLSDYAKIAKDFYFSALAKNSDDEWLFSSKSIRTLRIPSDFDVPNVTQSTGISGVTQKGDYIHITDDIAQLSFDHTQTNNSPYLASANVAIDTWQVNGPVKFKAWVPATLDLINARSCEFISHMGKRFKGTSRGKITQFKLPEGQFYGYLNCKRGAF from the coding sequence ATGAAGTATTTTTTATATCTTGTGCTTTTAGTATCAGTCCATGTATTTGCAAAACCTGCAAACAATAGTATCGCATTTTACTATTCATCCCCGATGCCACTGGCCGAAATGACTTTTTACTCTAGAGTTGTAGTGCAACCTGAGTTAGTAACTGAGCATGAGCTTGTATGGTTTAAAAAACGTAACATAGCTGTTTATGCCTATTTAAGTGTGGGTGAATCATTTAATAAAAGTGAATCATCACTCTCATTAAACCCCAACTGGAATAGCCACATTGCTGATTTAACCTCAGAGCATTGGCAACAACATATGCAAAACAGCGCGGCTTTATTAAAAGCCCGAGGTTTTACTGGTTTGTTTTTAGACACCTTAGATAGCTACCAACTTTTAGATGCTAAACATAGTAAGCCAGAGCAACAAGCGGGCTTAGTAGACATCATAAAAAACTTATCGAATACATTTAATAAACACCTTATTCTTAATCGCGGATTTGAGGTATTGCCTAAATTGGCGGGCTTCGCCAGCGATTTAGTAGCTGAAGGTCTATATAGCCATTATAACCCAAGCGATAATAGCTATAAGTTAACCACAAAGGATGATCAAACATGGCTAATTGCACAGCTTAACAAAGCGCAAACCTTAGGTTTTAATGTACAAGTTATCGATTATGCAAAGCCAAATAACCGCCTTGCAATGGCAATTAAAATAAAACAGGCAGGTTTTACTCCATGGGTTACCGATGGGCACCTACAAACATGGGGCACATCGAGCATAAAACCGGTACCTAGGCGAATTTTAATTCCTTATAACAGTAAGGTTAAACCTCTTATATACACACTAGTTCATTTAAAACTAGCCACCATGATTGAGTACTTAGGCTATATTCCTGATTACGTTGATATGGCAAAGCGCCCGCTGCCATTGGTGGATCCAAGCCTACATGCAGGTATTATTTCGTGGACAGTCAGCGATGCCTTTTATACTCCAACACTTACAAATTGGCTTGAATCTAATTTAGGTGTAGTACCACAGCTTATTTTAGGCGAGTTACCTAATGCATCAAAGCTGTTATTAAAATTAGGTGTAGAGTCGTTAAATACCTCACCAAAGGCGCCCTATGAGTTAGCTCACTTTGAACCTTGGCTAAAAGGGGAAGCAACAACTGCTCCGGCGATTACTAAACCTTATTTTTTAAAGCTCTCAAAAAATGCAACGCCATTAATCACAATTAATTCGGCAGACAATTTAGCCGTTGTCCAAGCCGCAAAAACAAAATATGGCGCTGTAGTTGTCGCGCCGTGGTTAATAGACGCACTCCCAATGGAAGGCAGTAAATGGGTTATTGACCCTCGAACGTTACTTACAAAAGCCATGGGGCTACCGCCTATTTTAGTTCCTGATACCACGACCCTTAGCGGCCGACGTATGCTAACTATTCATATAGATGGTGATGGTTTTACAAGTGTTGCGCACTTTGCAGGTAAACCTTATTCAGCAGAAGTGATTCGTGATGAAATAATTGAACACTACAAACTGCCACTTACTTCATCTGTAATACAAGCTGATATTGAACAAGGCGGTTTGCACTCAAAAATGAGCCCTAAACTTGAAGCCATAGCGCGTGATATTTTTGCCCTGCCCTACGTAGAGATCGCTTCACATACTTATAGCCATCCGTATTTTTGGACCGCTCTTTCTGGGCGTAAAAAAATAGATGTAGATGATACCGATTATGGTTTTCACTTAGATGTACCAGGTTACAATAGCATTAGCCTTAAAAAAGAAATTACTGATTCAATAAAATATATTAATGAGAAGCTATCACCTAAAAACAAAAAAACAGTCATGATGCTTTGGTCAGGAGATGCAACGCCAGGCCCTAAAGCACTCGAACTTGCTCGCGATGCTGGCGTACTCAATGTTAATGGCGGTAATACCGATGTAAATGCAGATAATCCTAGCCTTACACACGTATCGCCAATTGGCAGGCCTGAGCGTGATTTACTTTATCAAATTTACGCGCCAATCCTTAACGAAAACGTTTACACCAACTTATGGCACGGCCCTTATTATGGATTTAGGCGCCTAACAGAAACATTCGAAATTACAGAAAAACCATACAGATTAAAGCCATACACTATCTATTTTCACTTTTATTCTGCAGAAGTGCCTGCTGGGCTTGAAGCACTAAAGCACAACATAGACTACGTATTAGCGAGGCCAAATACACCCGTGCATTTAAGTGATTATGCAAAAATAGCAAAAGACTTTTATTTTTCAGCACTTGCAAAAAACAGTGATGACGAGTGGCTATTTAGCTCAAAAAGCATTCGTACTTTACGTATTCCAAGTGACTTTGATGTGCCTAATGTTACCCAAAGTACGGGGATTTCAGGTGTTACACAAAAAGGCGATTACATCCACATAACTGACGATATAGCACAGTTAAGCTTTGACCATACACAAACCAATAACAGTCCGTATTTAGCATCGGCAAACGTTGCTATTGATACATGGCAAGTTAATGGGCCTGTAAAATTTAAGGCATGGGTACCCGCTACGTTAGATCTAATTAATGCACGTTCTTGTGAATTTATCTCCCATATGGGTAAACGCTTTAAAGGGACTTCACGCGGTAAAATAACACAGTTTAAGCTGCCAGAAGGTCAATTTTACGGTTACTTAAACTGCAAAAGAGGTGCCTTTTAA
- a CDS encoding tetratricopeptide repeat protein, whose translation MNNKKRPHLVSVKTILAILAVSCFALYALFPHTLFFEDDALSQDYTFEKSYLNAALNTDPNNEKLRAKKIELHIGLSEYSQATNELDKLPKSGRKTELEIRLLYALWVDSGAKEDDRLEELSLKITAFNNWNEKVLKIAKAIGLNEKVAKYYAQNNQPLIAADYWLSAGMPIKALAIYKHYINSDIATKAIETALGADSPELAYTWWKTYGDANNIKRTLYLANLAGNTEDAAKAIEVLLKAQPNNTQYLTQAMQLRLASGDAKGAEQLLAKLLLKNPNDKELHLLNWKIKRWQNKPKEALKEFKWLMANRAVTAAMLTDSINDANALYLYQDANEIYEYKAQNRKLRGNGFAKWMQTNEYIGNPKQELNHIERFEQINGKSALSQYWKAKVLHDTGNLKGLRSLWPTYTGPKNEEDLLWIARAFWLEDDFNTALQVLKNKQQSSDDEFWSAQVDMAMRVQDKAQELYALEQLKKISPLSVGDMLHYQQLRFAGKPQELLEYLWSNESKTDRQLIQIALLSTQVNDAKAIARIHAELDKQRYNKALYPAWLLLSNWYQNQSDLNYAYTTLNRAAKLSEYNPDVVLAQGWLALQMHDTVMIERILANYSQNDPSYEWTQLLASLSIHQKSYNSAYFYLRKLAISDPSDLTTLVNLADVMRQLGYYANAAELNHYLLQHLPKDKYAYRGLMFRWAGAMAMPHLMQLNTMDELAPDTIGEPQTNWWLARRAATKLEPWQKLQLYMTNGEFNKVKQLMAEGSLSKLDELNALLYLKQPYATMQRWYEELTDEPNESQLSLLRNARTSYFRALEVNLSPEAGLNSSQYDVNVYFPYANGQWKLSISDQQNLNNNGLLFAIEDKITRGRWYFDAKIDSHQGSFASRQGLSLDSRYQWNARTQVGLKLEYNAENRQSEALLSYAQLDKATAYVNYNIDNRQNVQLSAAAMSFSQRDNGNSLINGQEYNARYQYSILKDRPIWNAYFSAQWQDFERVNALINTEQRPLRIDLQPFRRFALGTSFASTGSLEPPYLGASPSWLFDISTGYQTLNDTVDVSVSSGAGWSVLGDDLFKLQLGYQSSNKVGNSDTQLQLGYYVHF comes from the coding sequence ATGAATAATAAAAAACGCCCTCATTTAGTTTCTGTTAAAACAATTTTAGCTATTTTAGCCGTTAGTTGTTTTGCACTTTATGCTTTGTTTCCGCACACTTTATTTTTTGAAGATGATGCACTTTCGCAAGATTACACCTTTGAGAAGTCATACTTAAATGCGGCACTTAATACCGACCCAAATAACGAAAAGCTGCGTGCAAAAAAAATAGAGCTACATATTGGGCTAAGTGAATATTCACAGGCAACTAACGAGCTAGATAAACTTCCTAAAAGTGGAAGAAAAACAGAGCTTGAAATAAGACTCCTTTATGCATTGTGGGTAGATAGCGGCGCTAAAGAAGATGACAGGTTAGAAGAGCTTTCGCTTAAAATTACTGCGTTTAATAACTGGAATGAAAAAGTACTCAAAATAGCTAAAGCAATTGGCTTAAACGAAAAAGTGGCAAAATACTACGCGCAAAACAACCAGCCTCTTATTGCAGCCGATTATTGGCTAAGTGCTGGCATGCCAATAAAGGCGTTGGCCATTTATAAACACTATATAAATTCTGATATAGCCACAAAAGCTATTGAAACCGCCTTAGGAGCAGATAGCCCAGAACTAGCTTACACCTGGTGGAAAACCTATGGCGATGCAAACAACATTAAACGCACTCTTTATTTAGCTAACTTAGCTGGTAACACTGAAGATGCCGCTAAAGCTATTGAAGTATTACTTAAAGCACAACCTAATAACACACAGTATTTAACACAAGCTATGCAACTGCGTTTAGCAAGTGGTGATGCAAAAGGTGCAGAGCAGTTATTAGCAAAGCTATTATTAAAAAACCCAAATGATAAAGAGCTTCATTTGCTTAATTGGAAAATTAAGCGCTGGCAAAATAAGCCAAAAGAAGCGCTAAAAGAATTTAAATGGTTAATGGCTAACCGAGCTGTAACTGCAGCTATGCTCACCGATAGTATTAACGATGCTAACGCGCTGTACTTGTATCAAGATGCGAACGAAATTTACGAATATAAAGCACAAAATAGAAAGCTTAGAGGCAATGGTTTTGCAAAGTGGATGCAAACCAATGAGTATATTGGTAATCCAAAACAAGAACTAAACCATATAGAGCGGTTTGAGCAAATAAATGGCAAAAGTGCACTTTCTCAGTACTGGAAAGCAAAAGTACTGCACGATACAGGAAACTTAAAAGGTTTAAGATCTTTATGGCCAACGTATACGGGCCCTAAAAATGAGGAAGATTTACTGTGGATTGCCCGTGCATTTTGGCTAGAAGACGACTTTAACACTGCATTGCAAGTGCTCAAAAACAAGCAACAAAGTTCAGATGATGAATTTTGGAGTGCCCAAGTAGACATGGCTATGCGAGTACAAGATAAAGCCCAGGAATTATATGCGCTTGAGCAACTGAAAAAGATTAGCCCTTTAAGTGTCGGTGATATGCTTCATTACCAACAATTACGCTTTGCAGGTAAACCACAAGAACTACTTGAATATTTATGGAGCAACGAAAGTAAAACAGACCGACAACTCATCCAAATAGCACTGCTTAGTACGCAAGTTAACGATGCAAAAGCGATTGCGCGTATTCATGCAGAACTTGATAAACAGCGCTATAACAAAGCGCTCTACCCTGCATGGTTGCTGCTTTCTAATTGGTATCAAAATCAAAGTGACTTAAATTATGCGTACACTACATTAAATCGTGCGGCTAAATTGAGTGAATACAATCCAGATGTTGTGTTAGCGCAAGGTTGGCTCGCACTACAAATGCACGATACCGTGATGATAGAGCGTATTTTAGCTAACTATTCTCAAAATGATCCGAGTTACGAATGGACACAGCTTTTAGCTAGCTTATCAATACATCAAAAATCATATAACAGCGCGTATTTTTACCTACGTAAATTAGCCATAAGCGACCCTAGCGACTTAACAACCTTAGTTAACTTAGCTGACGTAATGAGGCAATTGGGCTATTACGCAAACGCAGCTGAGTTAAATCATTATTTATTGCAGCATTTACCAAAAGATAAATACGCGTACAGAGGCTTAATGTTTCGCTGGGCAGGCGCTATGGCGATGCCTCATTTAATGCAGCTCAATACAATGGATGAATTAGCCCCAGACACCATAGGCGAGCCGCAAACAAATTGGTGGCTTGCAAGGCGCGCCGCAACAAAATTAGAGCCTTGGCAAAAGCTTCAACTTTATATGACCAATGGTGAATTTAATAAAGTTAAACAGCTTATGGCTGAAGGCTCACTAAGTAAACTTGATGAACTTAATGCACTGCTTTATTTAAAACAGCCTTATGCCACTATGCAGCGATGGTACGAAGAGCTAACCGATGAGCCTAACGAATCACAATTAAGCTTACTTAGAAATGCTCGTACATCGTACTTTAGAGCGCTTGAAGTTAACCTCTCCCCAGAAGCCGGATTAAATAGCAGCCAATACGATGTAAATGTTTACTTTCCGTACGCTAACGGTCAATGGAAGCTTAGTATTAGCGATCAGCAAAACTTAAATAACAACGGATTGCTGTTTGCTATTGAAGACAAAATAACGCGAGGCCGTTGGTACTTTGATGCCAAAATTGACTCCCACCAGGGAAGTTTTGCAAGCCGCCAAGGCCTAAGTTTAGATTCACGTTATCAGTGGAATGCGCGTACACAAGTCGGTTTAAAGCTTGAATATAACGCAGAGAATCGCCAGTCCGAAGCGCTACTTAGCTATGCCCAATTAGATAAAGCAACGGCCTACGTTAACTACAATATTGATAATAGACAAAACGTGCAGTTGTCTGCAGCAGCTATGTCATTTTCTCAAAGAGATAATGGCAATTCATTAATTAACGGCCAAGAGTATAACGCTCGTTACCAGTACAGTATTTTAAAAGATCGTCCAATTTGGAATGCGTATTTTAGCGCCCAATGGCAAGACTTTGAACGCGTTAACGCATTAATAAATACAGAACAAAGACCACTTAGAATTGATCTGCAACCCTTTAGACGCTTTGCGCTAGGTACTTCATTTGCATCAACGGGCTCATTAGAACCACCTTATTTAGGTGCAAGCCCATCATGGTTATTCGATATAAGTACGGGTTATCAAACACTTAACGATACGGTTGATGTATCAGTTTCAAGTGGCGCAGGTTGGTCTGTACTGGGCGACGATTTATTTAAATTACAGCTGGGTTATCAAAGTAGTAATAAAGTGGGTAACTCAGATACACAATTACAATTAGGTTATTACGTACATTTTTAA
- a CDS encoding PelD GGDEF domain-containing protein: MKTHFLRPREVPELQIWAEVIIFTALALGLPILFNAEDPFWTEGGFSWPVLGPLLVALRYGFSKGFISILCLLIGQLLLLKVTILSTQSGFNINAMIGYIIVIMIAGEFRDVWERTNQKQSIELEYVTDRLETFTRQYHLISSSHDKIEQMLAGHTLSLRESLQAVRTSIGHLKERRLDSAAQKIIDLFVEYGMLEKAALYKVENDTILEPSLASIGQMGTPEANDPLVIAMFEEKELVSVKDEKASSGLSKYHIAIPLIDVNNTIYGAILVEKIQFFALKNTTLTLLAVMAGHIGDLLRHEITNPVMNKEESPYFISQVKRANKEAKRYNIPSQLLKIKAMSISDKSTQLMGYLNEARRGLDIYLYDNENQVLLLLMPLADELEKAGFIARMNTWCKERTGNTLAELDIVIEQQVSLPVSPDDIKRMVSLS; encoded by the coding sequence GTGAAAACACATTTCCTTAGACCCAGAGAGGTTCCTGAGCTACAAATATGGGCTGAGGTAATAATATTTACCGCGCTTGCTTTAGGGCTGCCTATATTATTTAACGCCGAAGATCCTTTTTGGACTGAGGGAGGCTTTTCGTGGCCAGTACTTGGCCCATTATTAGTTGCTTTGCGCTATGGTTTTTCAAAAGGTTTTATTAGCATTTTATGCTTGCTTATAGGGCAATTGTTATTACTAAAAGTAACTATTTTATCTACCCAAAGTGGGTTTAATATTAACGCTATGATTGGCTATATTATTGTTATTATGATTGCCGGCGAATTTAGAGATGTATGGGAGCGTACTAACCAAAAGCAAAGTATTGAGCTTGAATACGTTACTGACAGACTAGAAACCTTTACTCGCCAATATCATTTAATTAGCTCATCGCACGATAAAATAGAGCAAATGTTAGCAGGTCATACTCTGAGCTTGCGCGAATCTTTGCAAGCAGTAAGAACCTCTATAGGCCACTTAAAAGAAAGACGATTGGACAGTGCTGCGCAAAAAATTATCGATTTGTTTGTAGAATACGGCATGCTTGAAAAAGCGGCTTTATACAAAGTAGAAAACGATACTATTTTAGAGCCTTCCCTTGCAAGCATTGGCCAAATGGGGACACCAGAGGCGAATGATCCACTTGTAATTGCCATGTTTGAAGAAAAAGAACTTGTATCTGTAAAAGATGAAAAAGCATCATCGGGCCTAAGCAAGTATCATATTGCTATTCCTTTAATAGATGTAAACAACACTATTTATGGCGCTATATTGGTCGAAAAAATACAATTTTTTGCGCTCAAAAACACTACACTTACACTTCTTGCCGTAATGGCTGGGCACATTGGCGACCTACTTCGCCATGAAATAACAAACCCAGTTATGAATAAAGAAGAGTCACCTTACTTTATTAGCCAAGTTAAACGTGCAAACAAAGAAGCCAAACGCTACAACATTCCATCACAGCTGCTCAAGATAAAAGCCATGAGTATTTCAGATAAATCGACCCAACTTATGGGGTATTTAAATGAAGCTCGCCGTGGTTTAGACATTTACTTATACGACAATGAAAACCAAGTGTTATTGCTATTAATGCCCCTTGCTGATGAGCTTGAAAAAGCTGGCTTTATTGCCCGTATGAACACCTGGTGTAAAGAGCGTAC